The Palaemon carinicauda isolate YSFRI2023 chromosome 33, ASM3689809v2, whole genome shotgun sequence genome contains a region encoding:
- the LOC137625980 gene encoding broad-complex core protein-like isoform X2 yields the protein MKETLIIKGMGGHAMTYTGLGGSGMSNSYGPQQHYCLRWNNHQHNLLGVLETVLTSHQYADVSLFCEGHVLRVHKLVLLASSAHFERILQASPEGQQPVIILDGTRYADLRALVDYMYRGEVNIEQDQLSSLLKTAETLKIKGLADVANKEEDDGGGGGGISGGAKDRLRDGSGSSSTPPPIKRPKPSPAETSTLSVTQEVRDPRANSSRDLKPDLRDVRDLAHFGIVPSGYPRRPASPPGSQVPGSTSLTPARSLLYSSSLMSRPSSRSPGPTLPAPPFFPGSLVRPRSPHPHQYDPTAGSSLLPPRSSPQSPVPDHNKMVPQLGVPPFGLPFSLPLLHDSKKMLERNPHKLGPPPPSHYEQHDEKDRHPPVWPPRGATDHDLERERERERERERERERERERERERERERDRELERERERENQRISERERERERERERERERENEKPHSQEGGGNERDVIHPESDRRHEDETSISSKDNLSPSEESIISKTELLTPEDVGEEDDDNHSHNTGGRDNGTSEITTTSPHQRSHSTSSSGNTSTECVVWGEGDPGGGQPPLLLLEGGEEPHAPPGGWVCSTCGKSYTSLTELRTHWSEHARGRHVCGVCGASYSVQSSLARHIRTDHAQRRRVFTCALCGSTFKHNFSRNLHLRTVHRLNIPNNRKADAPATTSS from the exons GTCATGTGCTGCGAGTCCACAAGCTGGTGTTGTTGGCATCTTCGGCCCACTTCGAGCGCATACTACAAGCGTCTCCAGAGGGCCAGCAGCCAGTCATCATACTCGATGGCACCCGGTACGCTGACCTTAGGGCACTGGTGGACTACATGTACCGGGGTGAGGTCAACATTGAACAGGACCAGCTGTCATCGTTACTCAAGACCGCTGAGACATTGAAG ATAAAGGGTTTAGCGGATGTAGCCAATAAGGAAGAAGATGATGGTGGTGGAGGGGGTGGAATAAGCGGTGGAGCAAAAGACCGATTGCGGGATGGATCCGGGTCGTCTTCGACACCTCCTCCCATCAAGAGACCAAAGCCATCCCCAGCGGAGACCTCTACCCTCTCTGTCACTCAGGAGGTTCGTGACCCTAGAGCCAACTCCTCCAGAGACCTGAAACCCGACTTGAGGGACGTCAGGGACTTAGCCCACTTTGGCATCGTCCCCAGCGGGTATCCGCGCCGTCCTGCCTCCCCGCCAGGTTCTCAGGTACCTGGCTCTACCTCACTAACGCCGGCTAGGTCGCTCCTTTACTCATCATCCCTCATGTCACGACCTTCCTCCAGGAGTCCTGGCCCTACCCTTCCTGCACCGCCCTTCTTCCCTGGCAGTTTGGTGCGGCCTAGGTCACCCCACCCTCACCAGTATGACCCGACAGCTGGATCGAGCCTCTTGCCTCCTCGAAGCTCACCGCAGTCTCCCGTTCCTGACCACAATAAGATGGTCCCCCAGTTAGG GGTTCCTCCATTCGGCCTTCCCTTTTCCCTACCATTGTTGCATGATTCGAAGAAGATGCTGGAACGGAACCCACACAAACTCGGGCCTCCGCCTCCCTCGCACTACGAACAGCATGACGAAAAGGACCGCCATCCTCCTGTCTGGCCTCCAAGAGGAGCCACAGACCACGATCTGGAGCGTGAAAGGGAAAGGGAGAGAGAAcgcgagagggagagggagagagagagggaaagagaacgCGAAAGAGAACGCGAGCGAGATAGGGAACTGGAGAGAGAACGTGAGAGAGAAAACCAGAGAATATCcgaaagggagagagaaagagaacgggagagagaaagggagagggagagggagaatgaGAAACCCCACTCCCAAGAAGGAGGGGGAAACGAGAGAGACGTCATTCATCCCGAGTCTGATAGAAGACACGAAGACGAGACCTCCATCAGTTCCAAAGATAATCTGTCACCGTCTGAAG AATCTATCATAAGCAAGACGGAACTTCTCACCCCTGAGGATGTTGGGGAAGAGGATGACGATAACCACAGCCACAACACTGGAGGGCGAGATAATGGCACCTCAGAGATAACTACCACCTCCCCCCACCAGCGATCCCACTCAACCTCCTCATCGGGGAACACCTCTACAG AGTGTGTGGTGTGGGGCGAAGGGGACCCAGGAGGGGGGCAACCACCCCTCTTACTCCTGGAAGGAGGTGAGGAACCCCATGCACCCCCTGGAGGGTGGGTGTGCTCTACTTGTGGGAAGAGCTACACTTCCCTCACAGAGCTGCGAACCCACTGGTCTGAACATGCCCGGGGGCGGCACGTGTGTGGGGTGTGTGGTGCTTCGTACTCGGTGCAGAGCTCCCTGGCTCGTCACATCAGAACTGACCATGCTCAACGTCGTCGTGTATTCACCTGTGCCCTGTGTGGATCCACCTTCAAGCACAACTTCAGCAGAAACTTGCACCTGCGGACAGTACACAGACTTAACATTCCTAACAATAGGAAAGCCGATGCCCCAGCCACAACGAGCTCGTAG
- the LOC137625980 gene encoding broad-complex core protein-like isoform X3, whose translation MLIGLGGSGMSNSYGPQQHYCLRWNNHQHNLLGVLETVLTSHQYADVSLFCEGHVLRVHKLVLLASSAHFERILQASPEGQQPVIILDGTRYADLRALVDYMYRGEVNIEQDQLSSLLKTAETLKIKGLADVANKEEDDGGGGGGISGGAKDRLRDGSGSSSTPPPIKRPKPSPAETSTLSVTQEVRDPRANSSRDLKPDLRDVRDLAHFGIVPSGYPRRPASPPGSQVPGSTSLTPARSLLYSSSLMSRPSSRSPGPTLPAPPFFPGSLVRPRSPHPHQYDPTAGSSLLPPRSSPQSPVPDHNKMVPQLGVPPFGLPFSLPLLHDSKKMLERNPHKLGPPPPSHYEQHDEKDRHPPVWPPRGATDHDLERERERERERERERERERERERERERERDRELERERERENQRISERERERERERERERERENEKPHSQEGGGNERDVIHPESDRRHEDETSISSKDNLSPSEESIISKTELLTPEDVGEEDDDNHSHNTGGRDNGTSEITTTSPHQRSHSTSSSGNTSTECVVWGEGDPGGGQPPLLLLEGGEEPHAPPGGWVCSTCGKSYTSLTELRTHWSEHARGRHVCGVCGASYSVQSSLARHIRTDHAQRRRVFTCALCGSTFKHNFSRNLHLRTVHRLNIPNNRKADAPATTSS comes from the exons GTCATGTGCTGCGAGTCCACAAGCTGGTGTTGTTGGCATCTTCGGCCCACTTCGAGCGCATACTACAAGCGTCTCCAGAGGGCCAGCAGCCAGTCATCATACTCGATGGCACCCGGTACGCTGACCTTAGGGCACTGGTGGACTACATGTACCGGGGTGAGGTCAACATTGAACAGGACCAGCTGTCATCGTTACTCAAGACCGCTGAGACATTGAAG ATAAAGGGTTTAGCGGATGTAGCCAATAAGGAAGAAGATGATGGTGGTGGAGGGGGTGGAATAAGCGGTGGAGCAAAAGACCGATTGCGGGATGGATCCGGGTCGTCTTCGACACCTCCTCCCATCAAGAGACCAAAGCCATCCCCAGCGGAGACCTCTACCCTCTCTGTCACTCAGGAGGTTCGTGACCCTAGAGCCAACTCCTCCAGAGACCTGAAACCCGACTTGAGGGACGTCAGGGACTTAGCCCACTTTGGCATCGTCCCCAGCGGGTATCCGCGCCGTCCTGCCTCCCCGCCAGGTTCTCAGGTACCTGGCTCTACCTCACTAACGCCGGCTAGGTCGCTCCTTTACTCATCATCCCTCATGTCACGACCTTCCTCCAGGAGTCCTGGCCCTACCCTTCCTGCACCGCCCTTCTTCCCTGGCAGTTTGGTGCGGCCTAGGTCACCCCACCCTCACCAGTATGACCCGACAGCTGGATCGAGCCTCTTGCCTCCTCGAAGCTCACCGCAGTCTCCCGTTCCTGACCACAATAAGATGGTCCCCCAGTTAGG GGTTCCTCCATTCGGCCTTCCCTTTTCCCTACCATTGTTGCATGATTCGAAGAAGATGCTGGAACGGAACCCACACAAACTCGGGCCTCCGCCTCCCTCGCACTACGAACAGCATGACGAAAAGGACCGCCATCCTCCTGTCTGGCCTCCAAGAGGAGCCACAGACCACGATCTGGAGCGTGAAAGGGAAAGGGAGAGAGAAcgcgagagggagagggagagagagagggaaagagaacgCGAAAGAGAACGCGAGCGAGATAGGGAACTGGAGAGAGAACGTGAGAGAGAAAACCAGAGAATATCcgaaagggagagagaaagagaacgggagagagaaagggagagggagagggagaatgaGAAACCCCACTCCCAAGAAGGAGGGGGAAACGAGAGAGACGTCATTCATCCCGAGTCTGATAGAAGACACGAAGACGAGACCTCCATCAGTTCCAAAGATAATCTGTCACCGTCTGAAG AATCTATCATAAGCAAGACGGAACTTCTCACCCCTGAGGATGTTGGGGAAGAGGATGACGATAACCACAGCCACAACACTGGAGGGCGAGATAATGGCACCTCAGAGATAACTACCACCTCCCCCCACCAGCGATCCCACTCAACCTCCTCATCGGGGAACACCTCTACAG AGTGTGTGGTGTGGGGCGAAGGGGACCCAGGAGGGGGGCAACCACCCCTCTTACTCCTGGAAGGAGGTGAGGAACCCCATGCACCCCCTGGAGGGTGGGTGTGCTCTACTTGTGGGAAGAGCTACACTTCCCTCACAGAGCTGCGAACCCACTGGTCTGAACATGCCCGGGGGCGGCACGTGTGTGGGGTGTGTGGTGCTTCGTACTCGGTGCAGAGCTCCCTGGCTCGTCACATCAGAACTGACCATGCTCAACGTCGTCGTGTATTCACCTGTGCCCTGTGTGGATCCACCTTCAAGCACAACTTCAGCAGAAACTTGCACCTGCGGACAGTACACAGACTTAACATTCCTAACAATAGGAAAGCCGATGCCCCAGCCACAACGAGCTCGTAG